TGACGCGTTTTCTTCACGCGAACCGGCATCCACTTCGCTCGAAAACGCTTCAAGCCGGTTGAAACACCGGCAGCGTGACGTTGACGCGCGTACCTCCGCCGGAGGCCGCGGCAATCTCGATGGTTCCGCCATGCGCCTCGACCAGGCTGCGCACCACCGCGAGGCCAAGGCCCGCGCCGCCGGTCGCGCGGTTGCGGGACTTCTCCAGGCGAAGAAACGGCTCCAGCACGGCTTGGCGATGATCGTCGGGAATGCCCGGCCCCTCGTCGTCGATCGACACGACGACGGCACCGTCCTTCAACGCGGTCCCGACATGCGCGGCATGGCCATAGGCGAGCGCGTTGTCGATAATGTTGGCGAGGATGCGCCGCAACGCCAGCCGGTCGCCGAGCACGACGGCATTCCGCGCGTGCGCATCCGTGACAAGATCGACCGGCGCGCCCTGAGCGCGACGGTCGTGCACCTCGACGGCAACCAGCGCGGCAAGCTCGATCATTTCCTGTGACAGGCCGCCGGCGCCGGCACGCGTCGACAACAGCGCGTCGTCGAGCAGCCGGATCATGTCGTCGATATCGGCAACCGCCCGCTGCCGCTCGGCATCATCAGGGATGTGCTCGACCCGCAACCGCAGCCGTGTCGCGAAGGTCCTGACATCATGGGCGATGCCGCCCACCAACGTCATGCGTGCGCGCAGCATCTCGGCGAGCCGCCCCTGCAGGCGGTTGAACGCGGCGACGACGGCGCGGATTTCCGGCGCACTGCGCCGTGCGTCCGGAAGCGGCGGAGGATCGGCCGACAAGTCGACGCGATCGACCGCCGCAGCGAGTTGCGCCAGCGGTCGCGTCTCGCGCTGCATGACCAGCAATGCCAGCAGCGCCACGATCGAGCCGAACAGGCCGGCACCGAAGCCGACCGGCAGGCCGAACGGAGTGACCGGCAGGCGGGTATAGGCATCGACGATCAGCATCTCGCCGCTGCGCAGGCCGATGCGGAATTCAATCGCGTTGGCCATCAGCCGCGCGATACGGGGAAACCAGCGGCTGGCGCGATGGTCCGGCGGCGACACGATCTCGACCGGGCGCCCCGCGAGACCCGCGGCATAGGTCTCACGCAATTCTTGCTGCTGCGGCGGCGTCTCGCCGCCGACCGGCGCACCGCCCGGTGCAATTCGAACTTTGAATTGCGGCGACGACACGGCATCAAGCACGGACTGCCGCTCGCCGGCGGCCGTGCGCTCGACCAGTGTCGCGAGCGCATCGAGGCGCGCGGGCGAAGGCCGCGTCAGCTGGTTCTCCTGCACTGTGGTCCGGTAGAAGATCGCCAGGATCGCAGTCATCACCACCGTGAATCCGATCAACCCGATCAGGGCCAGCCGCGCGGCAAGCGTCACCCGCAGCATCACGACACCTGCCTGACCGGAGCGGTGAACAGATAGCCGCCGTTGCGCACCGTCGTGATCAGGTTGGAGCCCGGGCTTGCGGCGTCGAGCTTGCGACGCAACCGCGAAATCAGCATGTCCACGGTGCGATCGAACGGCTCGGCCGAACGGCCACGGGTCCAATCGAGGATCTGGTCGCGCGTGAGCACCCGGCGCGGGCGTTGCACGAAACAGCCGAGCAGGTCGAATTCCGCGCTCGTCAGTTGCGGCGCCGCCGTCTCGGCCTCGGGCGTCTCCACGCTGCGGGAGTCGAGATCGATCACGAAACGGTCGAACGCGAAGCGCCGGACCAGAGGCTTTGCAGGCGTGCCATTGGCGCGGCGAAGGATGGCGCGCACCCGCGCCAGCAGTTCGCGTGGGCCGAACGGCTTTGCAAGGTAGTCGTCGGCGCCCATCTCGAGGCCGACCACGCGATCGATCTCGTCGCTCTTGGCCGTGAGCATCAGGATCGGGACGGAATCGTCGGCGCGCAAGCGGCGGCAGATCGACAACCCGTCCTCACCCGGCAGCATCAGATCGAGGATCACGAGATCGGGCCGGAGGCGCTGGAGCATCGCATCCATCGCCTTGCCGTCGCCGACGCAAGCGACCTCGAAGCCCTCGCGCCGCATGAAGTCGGCGACGAGGCGGCTGATCTCGGGATCGTCCTCCACCATGAGAATCGTGGCTGCTTGCGTCATCATGGCCGCATTGTGGGCAATGGCCCGCGCCAAGCAAGGGCGCAGGCCGCCTTGTTACACAGTGTTACATCGCGCCGACAAAGCCATAACAATCGTTTCGTCCCGGCAATGCGTCGCAGACGCGGCCCGACCAGTCTCCTCCCGTGGCTCCCGCTTACGGCAGCCCCCACAAGGAGACGACGACCATGACCAAGTTCTTCCTGACCTCCCTCGTGATCGGCGGCCTCTCGGTTGCCGCGGCAGCCGATGCCAATGCCTGGACCCGGTCGGCGACGGCGAACGGGCCGCGCGGCACCTCCAGCGTCACCGCGACGGGAGGCTGCGCCAACGGCAGCTGCACGCGCAACGTCACCCGCACCGGCCCGGCCGGCAACACCTACACCCGCACCGGCACGGTCTCGCGCTGAGCGGGCGGACCGTCGCCGCATCTGCCCAGGGCGGCGACGGTCTATCGAAACAGATCAGAAAGGATCAGCACCGTGACATCAGTTTTCCGTGCCGTGCCGCAAGCTGCGGCCATCGTCGCCCTCGTCGCCTCGACCTCCGCATGGGCGCAGAGCCAGCTGCAAACGCAGATCACGCCGCAGATGCGCAACGAGGCGCGTACCGTCATGCAGGCCTGCCGTACCGACTATGAGAGCCTTTGCAGCAACGTCGCGCCGGGTGGCGGACGCATCCTGGCCTGCCTGCAATCCCATGCCGGCCAGCTCACCTCGTCCTGCGCACAGGCGCTGCCTCGCGCGCAGGCGCTGAGGGACAGCGCCGTCAGCGCCGGCGTCGCACCGAAATAGGGGGAAGCCATGGGCTACGCCGCACTTCTGCTCGATCCGACGCTCCGGGGCGTCATCCTGGCGACGGCGATCGGCCTGATGCTGCTCGAATACGGCATCGGCCACCTTGCGCATCGCGAGACTCACGACTGGCGTGAGAGCATGGCCTCGTTCGGCGTGGCGCTCGGCCAGAATATCCTGCGTGCGGTCGAGGCGGGACTTCTCGCGGTGCCGTTCGCCTTCCTCTACGAGCATCGCCTGCTCGACTTCGCGCAGACGAGCCCGCTAGCGCTCGCGGGATTATTCCTGGGCAGCGAGTTCCTGTACTATTGGCAGCATCGCGCCTCGCACCGCATTCGCTGGATGTGGGCGACCCATGCGGTGCATCACTCGACGACGCGGCTGAACCTGACGGCGGCGATCCGGCTCGGCTGGACCGGCAACATCTCCGGCAACTTCCTGTTCTTCCTGCCGCTTGCGCTGATCGGCTTTCATCCCCTTGCGATCGTCGCGATGCTCGGGATCAACCTGCTCTACCAGTTCTTCATCCACAGCGGCTTCGCGCCACGGCTCGGCGTTCTGGAATGGGTGCTCAACACACCGAGCCATCATCGCGTACATCATGCCTGCAACGCGCCGTGCCTCGACAAGAACTACGGCGGCATCCTGATCGTGTTCGACCGCCTGTTCGGCACCTTTGCTGAACGGCCGTCGGATCAGCCGCTTCGCTTCGGCCTTGTCGGCCGCACCCCGTCCTTCAATCCGGTGCGGATTGCGCTCGGCGAATGGGGCGCGATGCTGGGCGATGCCTGGAGGGCGCGCGGTGCGGGCGCGAAGCTTCGCGCCCTGTTCGGCCCGCCCGGGGGCCCGGTAACCGATTGCCGCCACGCCGCCGGACGCACGCGGGGGCGGTAATTTTACGTGCCGGCCCTAACCGGTTGTTTACCGAGAGTTAGCCCGGTGCGCCTAGATTTCCGGCATGGAGGGGAGAACGGCGATTCCGTCCCGGCGATGGCCTGCCTGGGCGAATGCGACTGCGCTACTGGTCGCAGGCTGGATCGCGCTCGCAATCCTCACCTTACAGGTTCGTCCGGGCGCGACAGTCGTCGCAGTTGCATTTCCGCCCTGGTGGAGCACGCAGCAGGTGTTTCAGGCTGCGGCATCGGCGCAAGCGGCGGTCGTCAGGGCCACCGCCCTCCCCACCCTTCTCGTCGTCCGCCCGGATGACCATGACGGACTGACCCGCCTGCAAGACGCCGGCGCCTGGTTCGTTATGGACGCGCAAGCGGTTTCAGCATGTTTTGGCAAATAGCCCCGGGGATGACGAAATGATTGTCGAGAATGACGAACTGGAATCGCTGCGCCAGACCACCAGCAAGGTCCTTGCCGCGGTCCTCTGGGTGCACGTGCCAATCAGCGCGATCATCGGAGTCATGCTGGGGAAGGCCTGGCTCGTCCCCGCACTCTTCATGGCAGTCTTCGCCCTCGCCGCAACCCTGTCGTGGCGCCTGTCGGGCAACGGCCTTTCCACGCGTCTGGTGTTCACTGTTGCTCTGATGAGCGGCGTGTCGATGTTCACCTATCAGTTGGAAGGACATCCCTGGCAGATCGACATGCACATGTACTTCTTCGCGGCGCTGGCCTGCATCGTCGCCTATTGCGACTACCGTCCGATCGTCGCCGCGACGGTCGCTGTCGCGCTGCATCATATCGCGTTGAACTTCCTGCTGCCCGCGGCGATCTATCCCGGCGGTTCCAATTTCGGCCGCGTCGTGTTGCATGCCGTGATCCTGCTGATCGAAGCCGGCGTGCTGATCGCGCTCGCGCTCAAGCTCCAGGAGCTGTTCGAGACCACCGCCGTCAAGACGGCCGAAGCTCAGACGGCGATGGCCGCGGAAGCGCGGGCCAACAGCGAGCGACACGACATCGAGCAGCGCGCCAAGGAAGAACGCGAGGCGGCCAAGCAGCGGCTCGCCAGCAATTTCGAGCGCAGCATCGGCGGCATCGTGCAGGCCGTGGCGGTCGCCGCCGACGAAGTGCAGCAATTGTCGTCGGCGATGAGCAACAACAGCGCGGACACCGCTCGTCAAACCGCCGCCGCGGCCTCGGCATCGAACCAGGCCTCCAGCAATGTCGAGACGGTTGCGGCTGCGACCGAAGAGCTCACCGCGTCGGTCAGCAGCATCACCCAGCAGGTTTCCCGCTCCGCCGAGATCGCGGCCAAGGCCGCGAGCGAGGCCCGCCGCACCAACGAGGTGGTCGAGGGCCTTGCCAGCGGCACGCAGAAGATCGGCGAAGTCGTCACGCTGATCCAGACCATCGCGAGCCAGACCAATCTGCTGGCGCTCAATGCCACCATCGAAGCTGCGCGTGCCGGCGAGCACGGCAGGGGTTTTGCCGTCGTCGCGAGCGAAGTGAAGGCGCTGGCAAACCAGACCGCGAAAGCCACTGAAGAGATATCGGCACAGGTCCAGAGTATCCAGAGCGCAACCAGCGATGCCGTCAACGCGATCCAGGCGATCGGCGCGACCATCGCGGAGATTGATCAGATCTCCGGCCAGATTTCCTCCGCGGTCGACCAGCAGGGCCTGGCGACGCGCGAGATCGCGGGCAGCCTGCAGCAGGCCGCCACCGGCACGCGCGAGGTGAACAACAATATCGTCGGCGTCAGCAAGGCTTCCGAGCAGGCGGGCCTGGCCGCATCGAAGATGCACCAGGCTGCCGCCGGACTGTCATCGCAGTCCGAGCGGCTCAAGGCGGAGGTCGATGGTTTCCTGGGCTCGCTCCGGACGGCGTGATCGCCGCGCAGACTCCGTCATCGCCCGGCCTGACCGGGCGATCCGGTATTCCAGGGACAGCGATGGGATACGGAGAAGCCGCGGCGTACTGGATGCCCCGCCTTCGCGGGGCATGACAACGGTGGGTACGGCGGTCAGACGTTGAAGCGAACTCAGATCTTCTGATTGTACTCGCCGACCTCGGGATGCGTGCGCAGGACGCTGTTCACCATCTCGAACATGTCGTGCATGCGCTGCTCGGAGACCGGGCTCTCGACCACGACGACGAGCTCGGGCTTGTTCGAGGAGGCGCGCACCAGGCCCCAGCTGCCGTCCTCGACCGTGACGCGCACGCCATTGACGGTGACGAGATCGCGGATCGATTGTCCCCCGATCTTCGCGCCTTTCGCCTGCAGGCCCTCGAAGTGCTTCACCACCTGGTCGATGACGCCGTATTTGGTCTCGTCGGCGCAATGCGGCGACATGGTCGGCGAAGACCAGGTCTTCGGCAGCGCGTTCTTCAGGTCGGCCATCGACTTGCCGGGGGCGCGGTCGAGCATGTCGCAGATCGCGAGCGCCGACACCAGGCCGTCGTCATAACCGCGTCCATACGGCTTGTTGAAGAAGAAATGGCCGGATTTCTCGAAGCCCGCCAGCGCGCCGGTCTCGTTGGTGCGGCGCTTCATGTAGGAATGGCCGGTCTTCCAATAGTCGGTCCTGGCGCCCTGCTTCTGCAGCACGGGATCGGTGACGAACAGGCCGGTCGATTTCACGTCGACGATGAAATGGGCGTCCTTGTGGATCGCCGACATGTCGCGCGCCAGCATCACGCCGACCTTGTCGGCAAAGATCTCCTCGCCGGTGTTGTCGACGACGCCGCAGCGGTCGCCGTCACCGTCGAAACCGAGGCCGACATCGGCCTTGTGCTGCAGCACCACGTCGCGGATCGCGTGCAGCATCTCCATGTCTTCGGGGTTCGGATTGTATTTCGGGAAGGTGTGGTCGAGCTCGGTGTCGAGCGGGATCACCTCGCAGCCGATCGCCTCGAGCACCTGCGGCGCGAACGCGCCGGCGGTGCCGTTGCCGCAGGCCGCGACGACCTTGAGCTTGCGCTTCAGCTTCGGACGATTGGTGAGGTCGGCGATGTAGCGCGCCGGGTAGTTCTCGTGAAACTGGTAGGAGCCGCCCGCCTTGTTCTTGAAATCGGCATTGAGCACGATCTCCTTCAGCCGCGTCATCTCATCGGGCCCGAAGGTCAGCGGACGGTTGGCGCCCATCTTGACGCCGGTCCAGCCATTGTCGTTGTGCGAGGCCGTGACCATCGCAACAGCAGGCACATCGAGGTCGAACTGCGCGAAATAGGCCATCGGCGTCACCGCGAGGCCGATGTCGTGCACCTTGCAGCCCGCCGCCATCAGGCCGGAGATCAGCGCGTATTTGATCGAGGCCGAATAGCCGCGGAAGTCGTGCCCCGTGA
The sequence above is drawn from the Bradyrhizobium amphicarpaeae genome and encodes:
- a CDS encoding sterol desaturase family protein — protein: MGYAALLLDPTLRGVILATAIGLMLLEYGIGHLAHRETHDWRESMASFGVALGQNILRAVEAGLLAVPFAFLYEHRLLDFAQTSPLALAGLFLGSEFLYYWQHRASHRIRWMWATHAVHHSTTRLNLTAAIRLGWTGNISGNFLFFLPLALIGFHPLAIVAMLGINLLYQFFIHSGFAPRLGVLEWVLNTPSHHRVHHACNAPCLDKNYGGILIVFDRLFGTFAERPSDQPLRFGLVGRTPSFNPVRIALGEWGAMLGDAWRARGAGAKLRALFGPPGGPVTDCRHAAGRTRGR
- a CDS encoding sensor histidine kinase — translated: MLRVTLAARLALIGLIGFTVVMTAILAIFYRTTVQENQLTRPSPARLDALATLVERTAAGERQSVLDAVSSPQFKVRIAPGGAPVGGETPPQQQELRETYAAGLAGRPVEIVSPPDHRASRWFPRIARLMANAIEFRIGLRSGEMLIVDAYTRLPVTPFGLPVGFGAGLFGSIVALLALLVMQRETRPLAQLAAAVDRVDLSADPPPLPDARRSAPEIRAVVAAFNRLQGRLAEMLRARMTLVGGIAHDVRTFATRLRLRVEHIPDDAERQRAVADIDDMIRLLDDALLSTRAGAGGLSQEMIELAALVAVEVHDRRAQGAPVDLVTDAHARNAVVLGDRLALRRILANIIDNALAYGHAAHVGTALKDGAVVVSIDDEGPGIPDDHRQAVLEPFLRLEKSRNRATGGAGLGLAVVRSLVEAHGGTIEIAAASGGGTRVNVTLPVFQPA
- a CDS encoding cysteine rich repeat-containing protein, with amino-acid sequence MTSVFRAVPQAAAIVALVASTSAWAQSQLQTQITPQMRNEARTVMQACRTDYESLCSNVAPGGGRILACLQSHAGQLTSSCAQALPRAQALRDSAVSAGVAPK
- a CDS encoding response regulator — encoded protein: MMTQAATILMVEDDPEISRLVADFMRREGFEVACVGDGKAMDAMLQRLRPDLVILDLMLPGEDGLSICRRLRADDSVPILMLTAKSDEIDRVVGLEMGADDYLAKPFGPRELLARVRAILRRANGTPAKPLVRRFAFDRFVIDLDSRSVETPEAETAAPQLTSAEFDLLGCFVQRPRRVLTRDQILDWTRGRSAEPFDRTVDMLISRLRRKLDAASPGSNLITTVRNGGYLFTAPVRQVS
- a CDS encoding methyl-accepting chemotaxis protein, translated to MIVENDELESLRQTTSKVLAAVLWVHVPISAIIGVMLGKAWLVPALFMAVFALAATLSWRLSGNGLSTRLVFTVALMSGVSMFTYQLEGHPWQIDMHMYFFAALACIVAYCDYRPIVAATVAVALHHIALNFLLPAAIYPGGSNFGRVVLHAVILLIEAGVLIALALKLQELFETTAVKTAEAQTAMAAEARANSERHDIEQRAKEEREAAKQRLASNFERSIGGIVQAVAVAADEVQQLSSAMSNNSADTARQTAAAASASNQASSNVETVAAATEELTASVSSITQQVSRSAEIAAKAASEARRTNEVVEGLASGTQKIGEVVTLIQTIASQTNLLALNATIEAARAGEHGRGFAVVASEVKALANQTAKATEEISAQVQSIQSATSDAVNAIQAIGATIAEIDQISGQISSAVDQQGLATREIAGSLQQAATGTREVNNNIVGVSKASEQAGLAASKMHQAAAGLSSQSERLKAEVDGFLGSLRTA
- a CDS encoding phosphomannomutase/phosphoglucomutase, with translation MFPKPKSVLLPNTYAFESEPMVKPTGFREYDARWLFQKEINLMGVQALGMGLGALIAELGVSQEIVTGHDFRGYSASIKYALISGLMAAGCKVHDIGLAVTPMAYFAQFDLDVPAVAMVTASHNDNGWTGVKMGANRPLTFGPDEMTRLKEIVLNADFKNKAGGSYQFHENYPARYIADLTNRPKLKRKLKVVAACGNGTAGAFAPQVLEAIGCEVIPLDTELDHTFPKYNPNPEDMEMLHAIRDVVLQHKADVGLGFDGDGDRCGVVDNTGEEIFADKVGVMLARDMSAIHKDAHFIVDVKSTGLFVTDPVLQKQGARTDYWKTGHSYMKRRTNETGALAGFEKSGHFFFNKPYGRGYDDGLVSALAICDMLDRAPGKSMADLKNALPKTWSSPTMSPHCADETKYGVIDQVVKHFEGLQAKGAKIGGQSIRDLVTVNGVRVTVEDGSWGLVRASSNKPELVVVVESPVSEQRMHDMFEMVNSVLRTHPEVGEYNQKI